In Pseudochaenichthys georgianus unplaced genomic scaffold, fPseGeo1.2 scaffold_552_arrow_ctg1, whole genome shotgun sequence, the following proteins share a genomic window:
- the LOC117443190 gene encoding basic immunoglobulin-like variable motif-containing protein — protein MPNAPEGQGSNLPGPSDPPSVRQRPLDTEDEENRSLMMAREAARVRRASSAEIHWTCPVTHSREKFYTVCSDYALLNQAPSVYRPVDISNTSISNTSNTSNISNVSTSNLQDGKPKPEEQFSAGPSDAAGSDGDGDMVEVLSKPILAWEIDTTDFNAVLTRKIRTSNVKKSSSKKMKSSDRQSRNLQDVAPHASQEDIKQRKVLDLRRWYCISRPQYKTSCGISSLISVWNFLYSTLGAGSLPPLSQEEALHILGFQPPFEEIKFGPFTGNATLMRWFRQINDHFRVRGCSYILYKPYGKHKTAGETAEGALMKLTQGLKDEAMAYIYHCQNHYFCPVGFEATPLRAAKAYRGPLPMNEMEHWILIGEPSRKHPAIHCK, from the exons ATGCCTAACGCCCCAGAAGGTCAGGGGTCAAACCTCCCCGGGCCCTCGGACCCCCCCTCTGTGCGTCAGAGGCCCCTGGACACAGAGGACGAGGAGAACCGCAGCCTGATGATGGCAAGGGAAGCTGCGAGAGTTCGGAGAGCCTCCAGCGCCGAAATCCACTGGACCTGCCCCGTCACTCACTCCAGGGAGAAGTTCTACACCGTGTGCTCCGACTACGCTCTGCTGAACCAGGCGCCGTCCGTGTACCGGCCCGTGGACATCTCCAACACCTCCATCTCCAACACCTCCAACACCTCCAACATCTCCAACGTCTCCACCTCCAACCTGCAGGACGGGAAGCCCAAACCTGAGGAGCAGTTCAGCGCCGGCCCCTCGGATGCTGCGGGGTCCGATGGAGACGGAGACATGGTGGAAGTGTTGTCCAAACCTATCCTGGCCTGGGAGATAGACACCACGGACTTCAACGCTGTGCTCACTAGAAAAATACGAACAA GTAACGTGAAGAAGAGCAGCTCAAAGAAGATGAAGTCCTCAGACAGACAGAGCAGGAACCTGCAGGACGTCGCTCCTCACGCCTCGCAGGAGGACATCAAGCAGAGGAAAGTGCTCGACCTCAGGAGATG GTATTGCATCAGCCGGCCTCAGTACAAGACTTCCTGCGGCATCTCCTCTCTCATCTCCGTCTGGAACTTCCTGTACAGCACTCTGGGGGCAGGGAG TTTACCCCCCCTCTCTCAGGAGGAGGCTCTGCATATCCTGGGTTTCCAGCCGCCTTTTGAAGAAATCAAGTTCGGTCCGTTCACTGGAAACGCCACGCTAATGAG GTGGTTCAGACAGATTAATGATCATTTCCGAGTGCGCGGCTGCTCCTACATCCTGTACAAACCATACGGGAAACACAAGACAGCAGGAGAGACGG CTGAAGGAGCGCTGATGAAGCTGACTCAGGGACTAAAGGATGAAGCCATGGCGTACATCTATCACTGCCAGAACCACTACTTCTGTCCCGTGGGCTTCGAGGCGACGCCGCTCAGAGCTGCCAAGGCGTACAG AGGTCCTCTCCCCATGAATGAGATGGAGCACTGGATCCTGATTGGTGAGCCCAGCAGGAAACACCCGGCGATCCACTGTAAAAA
- the LOC117443186 gene encoding inosine-uridine preferring nucleoside hydrolase isoform X1: MPALLEHTLPDYLDTMADRKQVIIDTDCGIDDAQALMMALAAPNIDVLALTCVFGNAAVDHVCQNVLMVLDVCQRQGIPVFRGSSGPLVGAINPVSDHFGTDGLGDVIKDKDPRWEEKIQSEHAVNAMIRLVNENQKQISLVALGPLTNLALAVRLDPSFPQKLKDLFIMGGNMEGKGNLTLCAEFNFAMDPESAYIVLEEFLCTTYIASWEYACRNSLTWEFFEELINQDAPAAAFMKTITSKCRAYSKDAMKNKRDVYFGPGYVSYDAYAMAACIDPDVVLQSIECPVRVELQGALCRGMMALDRTNQLKKSHSVTVLTKCDVRKFSRLLLQSLRQPKK, encoded by the exons ATGCCAGCTTTACTAGAACACACACTTCCTGACTACTTG GACACCATGGCGGACAGGAAGCAGGTGATCATCGACACGGACTGTGGGATCGACGATGCCCAGGCCCTCATGATGGCGCTCGCCGCTCCGAACATCGACGTCCTGGCGCTCACCTGCGTGTTCGGGAACGCCGCCGTGGATCACGTGTGTCAAAACGTCCTGATGGTGCTCGACGTCTGCCAGCGCCAGGGG ATTCCTGTGTTTCGAGGGTCTTCAGGTCCTCTGGTCGGAGCCATTAACCCCGTCAGTGACCACTTTGGGACGGATGGACTCGGAGACGTGATCAAAGACAAAGACCCTCGCTGGGAGGAGAAGATCCAGAGCGAGCATGCAGTCAACGCCATGATCCGACTGGTGAATGAGAACCAGAAGCAG ATCTCCCTGGTGGCTCTCGGCCCGCTCACTAACCTCGCTCTAGCCGTCAGATTGGACCCAAGTTTCCCCCAAAAGCTCAAAGACCTGTTCATCATGGGAGGCAACATGGAGg GAAAAGGAAACTTGACGCTATGTGCAGAGTTTAACTTTGCTATGGATCCAGAGTCGGCCTATATTGTTCTGGAGGAGTTCCTCTGCACCACGTACATCGCCTCGTGGGAATACGCCTGCAGGAACTCTCTGACCTGG GAGTTCTTTGAGGAGCTGATCAACCAGGACGCTCCGGCTGCGGCCTTCATGAAGACGATCACCTCCAAGTGTCGGGCGTACTCCAAAGATGCGATGAAGAACAAGAGGGACGTGTACTTCGGCCCGGGGTACGTCTCCTACGATGCGTACGCCATGGCGGCCTGCATCGACCCCGACGTGGTGCTGCAGAGCATCGAGTGCCCCGtcagggtggagctgcaggggGCGCTGTGTCGAGGCATGATGGCGCTGGATCGCACCAATCAGCTGAAGAAGAGCCACAGCGTCACCGTGCTCACTAAGTGTGACGTCAGGAAGTTCAGTCGGCTCCTCCTGCAGTCTCTGAGGCAGCCGAAGAAGTGA
- the LOC117443186 gene encoding inosine-uridine preferring nucleoside hydrolase isoform X2 — protein MADRKQVIIDTDCGIDDAQALMMALAAPNIDVLALTCVFGNAAVDHVCQNVLMVLDVCQRQGIPVFRGSSGPLVGAINPVSDHFGTDGLGDVIKDKDPRWEEKIQSEHAVNAMIRLVNENQKQISLVALGPLTNLALAVRLDPSFPQKLKDLFIMGGNMEGKGNLTLCAEFNFAMDPESAYIVLEEFLCTTYIASWEYACRNSLTWEFFEELINQDAPAAAFMKTITSKCRAYSKDAMKNKRDVYFGPGYVSYDAYAMAACIDPDVVLQSIECPVRVELQGALCRGMMALDRTNQLKKSHSVTVLTKCDVRKFSRLLLQSLRQPKK, from the exons ATGGCGGACAGGAAGCAGGTGATCATCGACACGGACTGTGGGATCGACGATGCCCAGGCCCTCATGATGGCGCTCGCCGCTCCGAACATCGACGTCCTGGCGCTCACCTGCGTGTTCGGGAACGCCGCCGTGGATCACGTGTGTCAAAACGTCCTGATGGTGCTCGACGTCTGCCAGCGCCAGGGG ATTCCTGTGTTTCGAGGGTCTTCAGGTCCTCTGGTCGGAGCCATTAACCCCGTCAGTGACCACTTTGGGACGGATGGACTCGGAGACGTGATCAAAGACAAAGACCCTCGCTGGGAGGAGAAGATCCAGAGCGAGCATGCAGTCAACGCCATGATCCGACTGGTGAATGAGAACCAGAAGCAG ATCTCCCTGGTGGCTCTCGGCCCGCTCACTAACCTCGCTCTAGCCGTCAGATTGGACCCAAGTTTCCCCCAAAAGCTCAAAGACCTGTTCATCATGGGAGGCAACATGGAGg GAAAAGGAAACTTGACGCTATGTGCAGAGTTTAACTTTGCTATGGATCCAGAGTCGGCCTATATTGTTCTGGAGGAGTTCCTCTGCACCACGTACATCGCCTCGTGGGAATACGCCTGCAGGAACTCTCTGACCTGG GAGTTCTTTGAGGAGCTGATCAACCAGGACGCTCCGGCTGCGGCCTTCATGAAGACGATCACCTCCAAGTGTCGGGCGTACTCCAAAGATGCGATGAAGAACAAGAGGGACGTGTACTTCGGCCCGGGGTACGTCTCCTACGATGCGTACGCCATGGCGGCCTGCATCGACCCCGACGTGGTGCTGCAGAGCATCGAGTGCCCCGtcagggtggagctgcaggggGCGCTGTGTCGAGGCATGATGGCGCTGGATCGCACCAATCAGCTGAAGAAGAGCCACAGCGTCACCGTGCTCACTAAGTGTGACGTCAGGAAGTTCAGTCGGCTCCTCCTGCAGTCTCTGAGGCAGCCGAAGAAGTGA
- the LOC117443183 gene encoding tripartite motif-containing protein 16-like gives MAQKGVQLDRETLISCPIYLDLLKDPVTTSCGHSYCMKCIEGFWDGEDEKEIHSCPQCRQSFTPRPVLLKNTMLAALVEELKKTGLQAAPADLCYAGAGDVACDVCTGRKLRACKSCLVCLISYCDQHLQPHYESPAFEKHKLVEPSKKLQENICSRHDEVMKLFCRTDQQSICSLCSVDEHKGHDTVSAAAERTERQRELEGSRLNIQQRIQDGEKEVKRLQQEVEAVNGSADKAVEDSEKTFSELIRLVEKRSSDVKQQLRSQQEREVSGVRELQEKLEQEISELKRRDAELELLSHAEDHNQFLLSYPPSSLPAPLSGATHSSSTNIRPLSYFEDVTAALSAVRDKLQDVLREEWTHVSPNEVEVLPPAAEPASRAGFLTYSQEITLDPNTAGTHLVLSEGSRKATRMRQEQSYSSHPDRFTAYSQVLSRESLTGRCYWEVERRGRGVCVAVAYKNISRAGRESSFGYNDKSWALYCDQNSYSFRYNSILTPVSGPPSSRVGVYLDHRAGVLSFYSVSETMTLLRRVQTTFTQPLHAGVWLGYDYGVTAEFCKLK, from the coding sequence ATGGCGCAGAAAGGAGTTCAGCTGGACCGGGAAACCTTAATATCTTGTCCCATCTATCTGGATCTACTGAAGGATCCGGTGACCACTTCCTGTGGACACAGCTACTGCATGAAGTGTATTGAAGGCTTCTGGGACGGAGAGGATGAGAAGGAGATCCACAGCTGCCCTCAGTGCAGGCAGAGCTTCACACCGAGGCCTGTCCTGCTGAAGAACACCATGTTAGCAGCTTTAGTGGAGGAGCTGAAGAAGACTGGACTCCAAGCTGCTCCTGCTGATCTCTGCTATGCTGGAGCTGGAGACGTGGCCTGTGATGTCTGCACTGGGAGGAAGCTGAGAGCCTGTAAGTCCTGCCTCGTGTGTCTTATATCTTACTGCGACCAACACCTCCAGCCTCATTATGAATCACCTGCCTTTGAGAAACACAAGCTGGTGGAGCCCTCCAAGAAGCTCCAGGAGAACATCTGCTCTCGTCACGACGAGGTGATGAAGCTGTTCTGCCGCACTGATCAGCAGAGTATCTGTTCTCTCTGCTCTGTGGACGAACACAAAGGCCACGACACGGTGTCAGCAGCTGCAGAGAggactgagaggcagagagagctgGAGGGGAGTCGACTCAACATCCAGCAGAGGATCCAGGACGGAGAGAAGGAGGTGAAGCGGCTTCAGCAGGAGGTGGAGGCCGTCAACGGCTCTGCTGATAAAGCAGTGGAGGACAGCGAGAAGACGTTCTCTGAGCTGATCCGTCTCGTGGAGAAGAGAAGCTCTGACGTGAAGCAGCAGCTCAGATCCCAGCAGGAGAGAGAAGTGAGTGGAGTCAGAGAGCTCCAGGAGAAGCTGGAGCAGGAGATCTCTGAGCTGAAgaggagagacgctgagctggagCTGCTGTCTCACGCAGAGGACCACAACCAGTTTCTGCTCAGctaccccccctcctccctgccAGCCCCCCTCAGTGGAGCTACACACTCCTCCAGCACCAACATCCGTCCTCTGAGCTACTTTGAGGACGTGACGGCGGCCCTGTCAGCAGTCAGAGACAAACTACAGGACGTCCTCAGAGAGGAATGGACACACGTCTCACCGAATGAAGTGGAGGTTTTACCGCCAGCAGCAGAGCCCGCCTCCAGAGCTGGGTTCTTAACATATTCACAGGAGATCACTCTGGATCCAAACACAGCAGGCACACATCTGGTATTATCTGAGGGGAGCAGAAAAGCAACACGCATGAGACAAGAACAGTCTTATTCCAGTCACCCAGACAGATTCACTGCATATTCTCAGGTCCTGAGCAGAGAGAGTCTGACTGGACGTTGTTACTGGGAGGTGGagcggagagggagaggagtttGTGTAGCAGTTGCATACAAGAATATCAGCAGAGCAGGGAGGGAAAGTTCATTTGGATACAATGACAAATCCTGGGCGTTATATTGTGACCAAAACAGTTATTCATTTCGTTACAACAGCATCCTCACTCCCGTCTCAGGTCCTCCGTCCTCCAGAGTAGGAGTGTACCTGGATCACAGAGCAGGTGTTCTGTCCTTCTACAGCGTCTCTGAAACCATGACTCTCCTCCGCAGAGTGCAGACCACGTTCACTCAGCCGCTGCATGCTGGAGTGTGGCTTGGTTATGATTACGGAGTCACTGCTGAGTTCTGTAAACTCAAATAG